Proteins from a single region of Antechinus flavipes isolate AdamAnt ecotype Samford, QLD, Australia chromosome 2, AdamAnt_v2, whole genome shotgun sequence:
- the LOC127552248 gene encoding zinc finger protein ZFP2-like produces MLDQEGLRSCSPEQEIRLEMKDTTEDINLSVIELHRPRSLSPYDFTWREICATHEKIHTSKKSYECNQCGKSFRKRRALTIHQRIHFEEKPYECNQCGKAFIKRQTLTEHQRIHSGEKPYECNQCGKGFKKRRALTIHQRIHSEEKPYECNQCGKAFIKRQTLTEHQRIHTGEKPYECNQCGKAFRKRGALNVHQRTHTGEKPYECNQCGKTFRYKRSLYGHQRIHTGEKPYECNQCGKAFRQQQSLTLHQRIHTGEKPYECSQCGKTFSYKKSLTVHQRIHTGEKPYECNQCGKAFTTKESLTIHQRIHTGEKPYECNQCGKAFIQKGDLTVHQRIHTGEKPYECNQCGKTFSYKESLTVHQRIHTGEKPYQCIQCGKTFRQRESLTVHLRIDMAEKPYEYNQYGETFTVKRSLYEHQRSHNGEKCYDLVTFRDVAVDFTQEEWGLLDPPQRELYKEVMLENARNLLSLGLPVPREDVISYFKQREAPWKLDEEGLRSCSPEQKIRPEMKDTTEEISLSVVEPHRPPSISPCDFTWTEICAPHEKIHNGKKPYECNQCGKGFRKKGTLTVHQRIHTGEKPYECNQCGKAFTERKTLTGHQRIHTGEKPYQCNQCGKAFRQKGDLTVHQRIHSGEKPYQCNQCGKTFRQKGNLSKHQRSHAGEKPYECNQCGKGF; encoded by the exons AGCAAGAGATCAGACTTGAAATGAAGGACACTACTGAGGACATAAACCTTTCTGTGATAGAACTTCACAGGCCAAGATCCCTAAGTCCCTATGACTTTACTTGGAGAGAAATCTGTGCTACACATGAGAAAATCCACACTAGCAagaaatcttatgaatgtaaccaatgtggaaagagttttagaaaaaggagagctcttactatacatcagagaatccactttgaagaaaaaccttatgagtgtaaccagtgtggaaaggcttttataaaaagacaaactcttactgaacatcagagaatccactctggggagaaaccttatgaatgtaaccagtgtggaaagggttttaaaaaaaggagagctcttactatacatcagagaatccactctgaggagaaaccttatgagtgtaaccagtgtggaaaggcttttataaaaagacaaactcttactgaacatcagagaatccacactggggagaaaccttatgaatgtaaccagtgtggaaaggcttttagaaaaaGGGGAGCTCTTAAtgtacatcagagaacccacactggggagaagccttatgaatgtaaccaatgcgGAAAGACTTTTAGATATAAGAGAAGTCTTTatggacatcagagaatccacactggggagaaaccttatgaatgtaatcagtgtggaaaggcttttagacaacAACAATCTCTCACTttacatcaaagaatccacactggagagaaaccttatgaatgtagccagtgtggaaagactttcagctATAAGAAATcacttactgtacatcagagaatccacactggggagaaaccttatgaatgtaaccagtgtggaaaggcttttacaacAAAAGAATCTCTTactatacatcagagaatccacactggggagaaaccttatgaatgtaaccagtgtggaaaggcttttatacaAAAGGGagatcttactgtacatcagagaatccacactggggagaaaccttatgaatgtaaccagtgtggaaagactttcagctATAAGGAATCACTTACTGTACaccagagaatccacacaggGGAGAAGCCTTATCAATGTAtccagtgtggaaagacttttagacaAAGGGAATCTCTTACTGTACATCTAAGAATCGATATGgcagagaagccttatgaatatAACCAATACGGAGAGACTTTTACAGTTAAGAGAAGTCTTTATGAACATCAGAGAAGCCACAATGGAGAGAAATGTTAT GACTTGGTGACATTCAgggatgtggctgtggacttcaccCAGGAGGAGTGGGGCCTCTTGGACCCTCCTCAGAGGGAGTTGTACAAGGAGGTCATGCTGGAGAATGCTCGGAACCTGCTCTCTCTAG GTCTTCCTGTTCCCAGAGAAGATGTGATCTCTTATTTTAAGCAGAGGGAAGCCCCCTGGAAGCTGGATGAAGAAGGCCTGAGGAGCTGCTCTCCAG AGCAGAAGATCAGACCTGAAATGAAGGATACTACAGAGGAGATAAGCCTTTCTGTGGTAGAACCTCACAGGCCACCATCCATAAGTCCCTGTGATTTTACCTGGACAGAAATCTGTGCTCCGCATGAGAAAATCCACAATGGCAAGAAACCTTATGagtgtaatcaatgtggaaagggttttaggAAAAAGGGAACCCTTACAGTACaccagagaatccatactggagagaaaccttatgagtgtaaccagtgtggaaaggcttttactgAAAGGAAAACTCTTactggacatcagagaatccacactggggagaaaccttatcaatgtaaccagtgtggaaaggcttttagacaaaagggagatcttactgtacatcagagaatccacagtggagagaaaccttatcaatgtaaccaatgtggaaagacttttagacaAAAGGGAAATCTTAGTAAACATCAAAGAAGCCAtgctggggagaaaccttatgaatgtaaccaatgtggaaagggttTTTAA